A window of Ptychodera flava strain L36383 chromosome 1, AS_Pfla_20210202, whole genome shotgun sequence contains these coding sequences:
- the LOC139142305 gene encoding 1-aminocyclopropane-1-carboxylate synthase-like protein 1 encodes MAMENTSEVSDILSERCRQRFLNKPQPEIDRASDCERRPYDRETNPKGFIRLSLSENHLCDDIIKVKLEDPKHHVIESWMLQYCDNRGTLKLRQAVADYLTMKTKSSKPVSAEHISILNGAESVITTLTYIICDPGDGFLIPAPCYGGINVGLTADMTRVGEVKPVYAYLQSQVNFDAGEKRPFQLTVDRLETALRKARDEGINVRGLFLINPHNPLGDIYPAEVIMDCLHFAHRNSLHVVIDEIYMGTIFKPDNSFTSVLNLHDLPDPQRTHLIWGFSKDFGLAGFRCGVLHSKNSKLHEAVDYLAYFNVVSSHTQNLLAEFISDHEWINNVFFPTNHQRLRESHQCISDGLTKLGIPHLHRSAGLFIWADFRLYLPQPSFEEELSLEHRFERLVLESVLGADLTVVNRDGSGLSLLIQLMS; translated from the exons ATGGCAATGGAAAACACATCGGAAGTGTCAGATATCCTCTCAGAACGTTGtcgtcagcgatttctgaacaaGCCACAACCAGAGATCGACAGAGCGTCAGACTGTGAAAGAAGACCATACGATCGCGaaacaaatccaaaa GGATTTATACGTCTTTCACTGAGCGAAAATCACCTATGTGATGACATTATCAAAGTAAAG CTAGAAGATCCCAAGCATCACGTCATTGAAAGTTGGATGTTACAATACTGTGATAACAGAGGAACTCTGAAACTTCGGCAAGCTGTGGCAGATTACTTGACAATGAAGACCAAATCATCGAAACCTGTCAGTGCTGAACAT ATATCCATACTTAATGGAGCTGAGAGCGTTATAACAACATTGACATATATAATTTGTGATCCAGGAG atggTTTTCTAATACCTGCACCGTGTTACGGAGGAATCAATGTTGGTTTAACTGCAGATATGACCAGAGTGGGTGAGGTCAAACCAGTGTATGCATATCTACAAAGCCAG GTCAATTTTGATGCTGGTGAGAAAAGGCCTTTTCAATTAACAGTTGATAGATTAGAAACTGCATTGAGGAAAGCCAGAGACGAG GGGATAAATGTTCGTggattatttttgataaatccaCATAATCCATTAGGAGATATTTATCCAGCAGAAGTCATCATGGATTGTCTTCATTTTGCACACAG aAATTCACTGCATGTTGTGATAGATGAGATTTACATGGGAACAATATTCAAGCCAGATAATAGTTTTACCAGTGTATTAAATCTGCATGATTTACCAGATCCACAGAGAACTCATTTGATTTGGGGCTTCAGCAAG GACTTTGGTCTTGCTGGTTTTCGTTGTGGTGTTCTACACAGTAAGAATTCTAAATTACATGAAGCAGTGGATTATCTGGCATATTTCAATGTTGTTTCATCTCACACACAAAATTTATTGGCAGAATTCATATCAGATCATG AGTGGATTAACAATGTCTTCTTTCCAACAAATCATCAACGACTTAGGGAGTCACATCAGTGTATATCGGATGGCTTGACCAAGTTAGGTATTCCACATTTACACCGATCTGCTGGTCTGTTTATATGGGCAGATTTTAGATTG TATCTTCCACAAccaagttttgaagaagaattaTCTCTTGAACATAGATTTGAAAGGCTGGTGTTGGAATCAGTGCTGGGAGCAGATTTGACTGTGGTGAACCGGGATGGTTCCGGATTGTCTTTGCTCATCCAATTAATGTCATAG
- the LOC139142299 gene encoding uncharacterized protein, which produces MIAVGSDALIYDVVFLIFLVTITTIYQDEVLILINVFITTSTVLYFKVVTWLVYLMVLHVIFATSQEIFQTDKGKTSEMNEETVMNNSESEAKDKLMILPHLLKNVAVDMYNALWDSGTDVNSTHQEQCANTADQSDNERLKPQNIFARLDNFILKSPSSVNTDQWMRQGCFSDNAFSGGTHDTEKLSDENQIDHNAVSNYTANILSKSVVRSNHGNQFKDATGSDENIGNDVIDVGMTNDTVYKTVTHGYQENREVVCTNDDTEIFEERVESTSLEYLGDIYDETVSYQECTESGCDGNLQIDEESLAIYDQDDHQGDMYSTDDEELYNDGTGEVHEERLVVGSSKQFIDVDIDGIGSDAIYLEDTDSDELYEDNMNDISPGNISEISEDDELYENDKAGDYESEGQLDTLLQNDGYIDTLDNIDENQDRLISDEVLTVSKENGMYCNGYRGEVLEESLVVGFEDQNGIYEDEVLEESVVVGFEDRNEYEDDVERFHEDSTDDDVIHDNGLIEIHGEGASEIHGERIHGDTIHANSISGIYGDSISRIHGNDVNGIHGNGVSGIGIFARQQDGIYTGNLEDIYEDSEGETIEENGGDVNNTEDGQNHSESVQEIQGKQSDHIGTICEENINKILRVEDVTLNFEGHDCDDNENFEENIYEKQADNICVTVDSSMDSIVTDNDIKNVKYQKNMNARGMYRRMLSKDDTAINSVETQMLSRSLPNLHIQDGYTCPASDRDELNHTFPQMFRTKMWGQFRKKRVYGKFKINKRQQRVGLDDELETQSLF; this is translated from the exons GCTCAGATGCATTGATCTATGATGTggtatttctgattttcttaGTAACCATAACAACAATCTATCAAG ATGAAGTCTTAATTCTCATCAATGTATTCATAACAACAAGTACTGTATTATACTTCAAAGTTGTCACATGGCTGGTGTATCTCATGGTACTTCATGTGATATTTGCAACTTCACAAGAGATATTCCAAACTGACAAAG GAAAAACATCAGAAATGAATGAAGAGACTGTGATGAATAACTCTGAAAGTGAGGCTAAGGACAAGCTGATGATTTTGCCTCATTTGCTGAAAAATGTAGCAGTTGATATgtacaatgcattgtgggatagtGGCACGGATGTCAACTCAACTCATCAGGAGCAGTGTGCAAATACTGCAGATCAAAGTgacaatgaaagacttaaaccacAAAATATCTTTGCCAGATTAGATAACTTCATCCTTAAATCTCCATCGTCAGTCAACACAGACCAATGGATGAGACAGGGCTGCTTCTCTGACAATGCATTCTCTGGTGGAACACACGATACGGAGAAACTATCTGATGAAAATCAGATTGATCATAATGCTGTTAGCAATTATACAGCAAACATTCTCAGCAAAAGTGTTGTGAGaagtaaccatggcaaccaaTTTAAGGATGCAACTGGTAGTGATGAAAATATTGGGAATGATGTCATTGATGTCGGTATGACAAATGATACAGTATACAAAACAGTAACCCATGGTTACCAGGAAAATAGAGAAGTAGTATGTACAAATGATGACACAGAAATATTTGAAGAGCGTGTTGAGAGTACTTCCTTGGAATATTTGGGTGACATCTATGATGAAACAGTCAGCTATCAAGAATGTACAGAGAGCGGTTGTGATGGTAACTTGCAAATCGATGAAGAGAGTTTAGCAATCTATGATCAAGATGATCATCAAGGAGATATGTACAGCACAGATGATGAAGAATTGTATAACGATGGCACAGGTGAAGTCCATGAAGAAAGGTTGGTTGTCGGATCATCAAAGCAGTTCATTGATGTTGACATTGATGGCATTGGCAGTGATGCTATCTATTTGGAAGATACTGATAGTGATGAACTCTATGAAGATAACATGAACGATATCTCTCCTGGGAATATCAGTGAAATATCTGAAGATGACGAATtgtatgaaaatgacaaagcaGGAGATTATGAGAGTGAAGGACAACTTGATACTTTATTGCAGAATGATGGCTACATTGACACCCTGGATAATATCGATGAAAATCAGGATAGATTGATCTCTGATGAAGTTTTGACCGTCAGCAAAGAAAATGGGATGTATTGTAATGGGTACAGAGGTGAGGTCCTTGAAGAGAGTTTGGTTGTTGGATTTGAAGACCAGAATGGAATTTATGAAGATGAAGTCCTGGAAGAAAGTGTTGTTGTTGGATTTGAAGACCGGAATGAATATGAAGATGATGTGGAGAGATTCCATGAAGATAGCactgatgatgatgtcatccatgataatgGTCTTATCGAAATCCATGGAGAGGGAGCCAGTGAAATCCATGGAGAAAGAATCCATGGAGACACTATCCATGCCAACAGTATCAGTGGAATCTATGGAGACAGTATCAGTCGAATCCATGGAAATGATGTTAATGGAATCCATGGAAACGGTGTTAGTGGAATTGGAATTTTTGCCAGACAACAAGATGGAATCTATACAGGAAATTTGGAAGACATCTATGAAGACAGTGAGGGAGAAACCATTGAAGAAAATGGGGGTGATGTAAACAACACAGAAGATGGGCAAAACCATTCTGAAAGTGTACAGGAAATTCAAGGGAAACAGTCAGATCACATTGGGACAATCTGTGAAGAAAATATCAATAAGATTCTACGTGTTGAAGATGTGACACTAAACTTTGAGGGACATGACTGTGATGACAATGAAAACtttgaagaaaatatttatGAGAAACAAGCTGACAATATCTGTGTAACCGTAGACAGTAGTATGGATAGCATTGTAACAGATAatgatattaaaaatgtaaaatatcagaaaaacaTGAATGCTAGGGGAATGTACAGGAGAATGTTATCCAAGGATGACACAGCGATAAACTCTGTAGAAACTCAAATGTTGTCCAGGTctttacctaatttgcatatacaaGATGGTTACACCTGTCCAGCTTCCGACAGGGACGAACTTAACCATACATTTCCACAAATGTTCAGAACAAAGATGTGGGGACAATTTAGAAAAAAGAGAGTATATGGTAAATTTAAGATCAATAAAAGACAGCAGAGGGTAGGATTAGATGATGAACTAGAAACTCAATCATTATTTTGA